A region of uncultured Desulfobacter sp. DNA encodes the following proteins:
- the rlmB gene encoding 23S rRNA (guanosine(2251)-2'-O)-methyltransferase RlmB codes for MAGKSGSPGHSRKQRPPGRRGENRNAGDKEILYGYHSVFEALKAGRRKFESIMLYENRSDKRVQAVADLAAAKQVPVQSLAGEELDRLAGLGRHQGIAARVSPFPVLSVSGLIKEIENRTDPFFALILESIEDPQNTGALIRTALCAGVDYIVMPKDRCALPSAGVSRSSAGAMEHAPIFIATNLSNVIQDLKKCGAWVSGLDAGGDKGLFEADLTGNLVLVVGGEHTGLRPGIRKACDFILSIPMETCITSLNASVAGGIAMFEARRQRLARKP; via the coding sequence ATGGCCGGCAAATCAGGTTCCCCGGGCCATAGCCGCAAACAGCGTCCCCCTGGCCGAAGGGGTGAGAACCGAAATGCCGGGGATAAAGAGATCCTGTACGGCTATCACTCTGTATTTGAAGCCCTGAAAGCAGGCCGCCGTAAGTTTGAATCCATCATGCTCTACGAGAACCGGTCTGACAAACGTGTGCAGGCCGTGGCGGATCTGGCTGCAGCAAAACAGGTTCCTGTCCAGTCCCTTGCCGGTGAAGAATTGGATAGGTTGGCCGGTTTGGGTCGCCACCAGGGTATTGCCGCCAGAGTGTCGCCCTTTCCGGTCCTGTCTGTTTCTGGCCTGATCAAGGAGATTGAAAACCGGACAGATCCGTTTTTTGCCCTTATCCTTGAAAGCATTGAAGACCCCCAGAACACCGGTGCGTTGATCCGCACGGCCCTGTGTGCCGGGGTTGATTACATCGTGATGCCCAAAGATCGCTGTGCCCTGCCTTCTGCCGGGGTTTCCCGCAGTTCGGCCGGGGCCATGGAGCATGCTCCCATTTTCATAGCCACGAACCTTTCCAATGTGATCCAAGACCTGAAAAAATGTGGTGCCTGGGTATCCGGTCTGGATGCCGGAGGCGATAAAGGTCTTTTTGAGGCAGATCTTACCGGCAACCTGGTCCTGGTGGTGGGGGGAGAGCACACGGGGCTGAGGCCCGGCATAAGAAAAGCTTGTGATTTTATTCTGTCCATTCCCATGGAAACATGCATTACCTCCCTGAACGCCTCCGTGGCAGGCGGTATTGCCATGTTTGAGGCCCGCCGTCAGCGCCTGGCCCGCAAACCCTGA
- a CDS encoding ComF family protein, with protein MIKKLAKGIGAGVCRLIFPNKCLGCGKYIKASAEDNPLDVCFCPTCRGEALPVFDHPFCPGCGRCFEAGPDHLCGSCLETPMAMNGVRAAFEYKGVIQKALGLFKYQSKLSLARPFERYLFKAFATHFDMDSFHLIVPIPLHGSKAKDRGFNQSYFLVRNFPRLYTDECDRPAPWRIDIGALLRVRATVSQTGLDIKERKKNLSNAFSCPKPDLVKCKKILLVDDVFTTGSTCNAAAQTLLDAGADGVWVLVLARA; from the coding sequence ATGATCAAAAAACTGGCCAAAGGGATTGGGGCCGGGGTTTGTAGGCTGATATTTCCCAATAAATGCCTGGGGTGTGGCAAATATATTAAAGCATCTGCGGAAGATAATCCGCTGGATGTCTGCTTTTGCCCCACGTGTAGGGGAGAGGCGTTGCCGGTATTTGACCATCCTTTTTGTCCTGGCTGCGGCCGTTGCTTTGAAGCTGGGCCTGACCACCTGTGCGGTTCATGTCTTGAAACACCTATGGCAATGAATGGTGTCCGGGCGGCCTTTGAATATAAAGGTGTCATACAAAAAGCCCTGGGGCTGTTCAAATATCAGTCAAAGCTCAGCCTGGCCCGTCCCTTTGAACGTTATTTGTTCAAGGCCTTTGCCACCCATTTTGACATGGACAGCTTCCATTTGATTGTCCCCATTCCCCTTCATGGATCCAAGGCTAAAGACCGCGGATTCAACCAGTCCTATTTCCTTGTCCGGAACTTTCCCAGGCTCTACACAGATGAATGTGACAGACCGGCACCCTGGCGCATCGACATTGGCGCTCTTCTCCGGGTCCGGGCCACGGTCAGCCAGACGGGATTGGACATAAAGGAACGCAAAAAGAATCTATCCAATGCCTTTTCCTGCCCGAAACCTGATCTTGTCAAATGTAAAAAAATTCTTTTGGTGGATGATGTGTTTACCACGGGATCCACCTGCAATGCTGCGGCCCAGACCCTTCTGGATGCAGGTGCTGACGGCGTGTGGGTCCTGGTTCTGGCCCGGGCCTGA
- a CDS encoding CoB--CoM heterodisulfide reductase iron-sulfur subunit A family protein, protein MAKVGVYVCHCGSNIAGVIDVAAVRDFAEELPDVVIARLNLFMCSDSGQEMIKQDIRDGLVDRVVVAACTPRTHEPIFRAACAQAGLNKYLFEMANIRDQASWVHGNDHDGATEKAKKVVASAVGKARYLEPLEDKFVDVTDAALVIGGGIGGISAALELANMGHKTYMVEKEPSIGGVMAQLDKTFPTNDCSACILTPKMVECYNHPNVEVLAYSEVDDVEGYIGNFKVKVRQKQTYVDWSKCTGCGDCASSCPAKVPDAFNAGLDMRRAAYIMFPQAVPKKAVIDMDNCKNCAGRTIGSEPRISKRTGQPLLAPCEKACPADAINRSLPLDPKGTIKEIEVGSIVVATGFQVMEKEWFKEMAPKAPNVITALQLERLISATGPTEGKLLRPSDRQKPHTLTFVSCMGSRDEHFHTYCSRVCCMYMIKQARLLKEKYPDLVINMHFIDVRTAGKDYDEYYTGARKMGINFFKGKVGGLEVLPGENLRVLAYDMESATPIEYESDLVILATAIELPKSATALAQKLGLQFCGSHFFRELHPKLGPVETSTEGLFIAGCCQGPKDIPDTVSQAKGAAAAAAVPLAQGRVRIDPTISEVLTDKCSGCGVCVPLCPYNAISMRESNGKPRARIEMSACKGCGVCTSACPSGAIVLHGYEEDQIFAQIEALTA, encoded by the coding sequence ATGGCAAAAGTAGGCGTATATGTATGTCATTGCGGGTCGAACATTGCCGGCGTAATCGACGTTGCTGCTGTCCGTGATTTTGCGGAAGAGCTGCCCGACGTTGTTATAGCCCGCTTAAATCTGTTTATGTGTTCTGACTCCGGACAAGAGATGATCAAACAGGATATCCGGGATGGGCTGGTGGACCGGGTGGTGGTCGCCGCCTGCACCCCGCGTACCCATGAGCCCATTTTCAGGGCCGCCTGTGCCCAGGCAGGCTTGAACAAGTACCTGTTTGAGATGGCCAATATCCGGGACCAGGCAAGCTGGGTTCACGGCAATGACCATGACGGGGCTACGGAAAAGGCCAAAAAAGTCGTTGCCTCTGCTGTGGGCAAGGCAAGGTATTTGGAACCTCTTGAAGACAAGTTTGTTGATGTAACCGATGCCGCCCTTGTCATCGGCGGCGGCATTGGTGGTATCAGTGCGGCTCTGGAACTGGCCAACATGGGCCACAAGACCTATATGGTGGAAAAGGAGCCCTCCATCGGCGGCGTTATGGCCCAGCTGGACAAGACCTTTCCCACAAACGACTGCTCCGCCTGTATTCTTACCCCCAAAATGGTCGAGTGTTACAACCACCCCAATGTGGAAGTTCTGGCCTATTCGGAAGTGGATGATGTGGAAGGCTATATCGGCAACTTCAAGGTCAAGGTTCGCCAGAAACAGACCTATGTGGACTGGAGTAAATGCACCGGCTGCGGTGATTGCGCTTCCAGTTGTCCGGCCAAAGTGCCCGATGCCTTTAACGCCGGCCTTGATATGAGAAGAGCCGCATATATCATGTTCCCCCAGGCCGTGCCCAAAAAAGCGGTCATTGACATGGACAATTGCAAGAACTGTGCAGGAAGAACCATCGGTTCCGAACCCAGAATCAGCAAGAGAACAGGTCAGCCCCTTCTGGCCCCCTGTGAAAAAGCGTGTCCTGCCGACGCCATCAACCGCTCCCTGCCTTTGGATCCCAAGGGCACCATCAAAGAGATCGAAGTGGGTTCCATAGTTGTTGCCACAGGATTCCAGGTCATGGAAAAAGAGTGGTTCAAGGAGATGGCTCCCAAGGCCCCCAATGTTATCACCGCCCTGCAGCTGGAGCGCCTGATCAGTGCCACCGGCCCCACCGAAGGAAAGCTGTTGCGCCCCTCGGATAGGCAGAAACCCCATACCCTGACCTTTGTCTCCTGCATGGGATCCCGGGATGAGCATTTTCACACCTATTGCTCCCGGGTGTGCTGCATGTACATGATCAAACAGGCGCGCCTGTTAAAGGAAAAATACCCGGATCTTGTGATCAACATGCATTTCATTGACGTGCGCACCGCCGGTAAAGACTACGACGAGTACTATACCGGAGCCCGCAAGATGGGCATCAACTTCTTCAAAGGCAAAGTCGGCGGCCTTGAGGTTCTGCCGGGGGAAAACTTGCGTGTTCTGGCCTATGATATGGAGTCGGCCACTCCCATTGAGTATGAATCAGATCTTGTCATCCTGGCCACGGCCATTGAATTGCCCAAATCCGCCACCGCCCTTGCCCAGAAACTGGGTCTGCAATTCTGCGGCAGCCATTTTTTCCGGGAACTTCATCCCAAGCTCGGGCCTGTTGAAACTTCCACCGAAGGGCTGTTCATTGCCGGTTGCTGCCAGGGGCCCAAGGATATTCCCGATACCGTGTCCCAGGCCAAAGGTGCTGCCGCGGCAGCCGCTGTTCCCTTGGCCCAGGGCCGGGTGAGGATCGACCCCACCATTTCCGAAGTGCTTACCGACAAGTGCAGCGGCTGCGGGGTGTGTGTTCCCCTGTGCCCCTACAATGCCATTTCCATGCGCGAGTCCAACGGAAAACCCCGGGCCCGCATTGAAATGTCCGCGTGCAAGGGCTGCGGCGTATGCACATCGGCCTGTCCTTCCGGGGCCATTGTGCTGCATGGCTATGAAGAAGACCAGATTTTTGCCCAGATTGAAGCGCTCACCGCTTAA
- a CDS encoding 4Fe-4S dicluster domain-containing protein gives MKIEQEKINESVKTIMEYGGTGILNCIQCGACSAVCPGVRAGFPLLCRNLIRHLLNGELEEIIEDPSSWGCQACNRCTEVCPQGVRPQEVVFAFRRYQGNEMAFSTSSITSQMNFYETGHAVFTDAREVREQVGLPAQPPTSAYNEKAQQEIQTLIMDGPMADLGLF, from the coding sequence ATGAAGATCGAACAGGAAAAAATCAATGAATCCGTAAAAACCATCATGGAATATGGCGGAACCGGTATCCTTAACTGTATCCAGTGCGGTGCTTGCTCGGCGGTCTGCCCGGGTGTCAGAGCCGGGTTCCCGCTGTTGTGCCGCAACCTGATCCGCCATCTGCTCAATGGAGAGCTTGAAGAGATTATTGAAGATCCCTCCTCATGGGGATGCCAGGCCTGCAACCGCTGCACCGAGGTATGCCCCCAGGGCGTTCGGCCCCAGGAGGTCGTATTTGCCTTCAGGCGTTACCAGGGTAATGAAATGGCGTTCTCCACCTCGTCCATTACCAGCCAGATGAATTTTTATGAGACCGGCCATGCCGTGTTCACCGATGCCAGAGAGGTGAGAGAACAGGTGGGACTTCCTGCCCAACCACCCACGTCAGCTTACAATGAAAAGGCGCAGCAGGAGATTCAGACCCTGATTATGGACGGCCCCATGGCCGATCTGGGACTATTCTAA
- a CDS encoding CoB--CoM heterodisulfide reductase iron-sulfur subunit B family protein has protein sequence MDKIGLYLGCNIPLKAPDIEQSIRKVFPVLGVEPVDLEGAGCCPAWGTAPSFDMDTWCAVSSRNITIAEEKELDIMTGCNSCFGVLSEAKHFLENKERRNRVNGKLSAIDREFKGTSDVYHLSHILHRHIGVEKIKNNLKYNLDGLKIAVQTGCHNLWPSDVYKIKEENPYSPTMLTELCQAIGATVPHYSRLSACCGMGGMRSTDAEKSLKLFKTKLLSIKEETDADIIVTTCSSCFLQFEMSQPILKKRGEIDFEPIPTFYYTQLLALCMGFDPAQVASISNIDRSAVIAEIQSEERLVQNLAEQEA, from the coding sequence ATGGATAAAATAGGACTTTATCTTGGATGCAATATTCCGCTCAAGGCACCTGACATTGAGCAGTCCATCCGCAAGGTGTTTCCGGTCCTGGGTGTTGAACCCGTAGATCTTGAAGGCGCCGGCTGCTGCCCTGCCTGGGGAACCGCCCCCTCCTTTGACATGGATACCTGGTGTGCGGTTTCATCACGCAACATAACCATTGCTGAAGAAAAAGAGCTGGACATTATGACCGGGTGCAACTCCTGCTTTGGCGTGCTCTCCGAAGCCAAGCACTTCCTGGAAAACAAGGAGCGGCGAAACCGGGTCAACGGGAAGCTTTCGGCCATCGACCGGGAGTTTAAAGGCACCAGTGATGTGTACCACCTTTCCCATATCCTGCATCGTCACATAGGTGTGGAAAAAATTAAAAACAACCTGAAATATAACCTGGACGGTTTGAAAATTGCCGTGCAGACCGGGTGCCACAACCTGTGGCCTTCGGATGTATATAAAATCAAGGAAGAGAATCCCTATTCACCCACCATGCTCACCGAGCTTTGCCAGGCAATAGGGGCAACGGTGCCGCACTATTCCAGGCTTTCCGCCTGCTGCGGCATGGGCGGCATGCGCTCCACGGATGCGGAAAAATCCCTTAAGCTGTTTAAAACCAAGCTGCTCTCCATCAAGGAAGAGACTGATGCCGATATCATCGTCACCACCTGCTCTTCCTGCTTCCTGCAGTTTGAAATGTCCCAGCCCATTTTGAAAAAGCGTGGAGAGATTGATTTTGAGCCCATCCCCACCTTTTACTACACCCAGCTTCTGGCCCTGTGCATGGGATTTGACCCGGCCCAGGTGGCAAGTATTTCCAACATCGACAGAAGCGCTGTGATTGCTGAGATTCAAAGCGAAGAACGCCTAGTTCAAAACCTTGCAGAGCAGGAGGCTTAA
- a CDS encoding hydrogenase iron-sulfur subunit: MTWRPNIVGFACQWCTYAGADLAGNLRAKYPATIKLIKVPCSGRVEPEHVLEAFARGADGVLIGGCHFGDCHYKTGNYKTSSRMKLLKKTLEDLGFDERRFRLEWISGAEGYRFAEVVGEFTKELEELGPSPVLEEIKNG, encoded by the coding sequence ATGACCTGGAGACCCAATATTGTCGGATTTGCATGCCAATGGTGTACCTATGCCGGGGCTGACCTGGCCGGAAACCTGAGGGCCAAATACCCGGCAACCATTAAATTGATCAAGGTGCCCTGTTCCGGCCGTGTGGAACCTGAACATGTGCTTGAAGCCTTTGCCCGGGGTGCGGACGGCGTGCTCATCGGCGGCTGCCATTTTGGTGACTGCCACTATAAAACCGGCAACTACAAAACCAGCAGCAGAATGAAGCTGTTGAAAAAGACCCTGGAGGACCTGGGCTTTGATGAAAGACGCTTTCGCCTGGAGTGGATTTCCGGTGCGGAAGGGTACCGCTTTGCCGAAGTGGTTGGTGAATTTACCAAAGAACTTGAGGAACTTGGCCCAAGCCCGGTACTGGAGGAAATAAAAAATGGCTGA
- a CDS encoding F420-nonreducing hydrogenase, with translation MADKLKTAFLLAGGCAGCEMSVVDLSENLLGALDVLDIVFWAPTVADVKYKDLEEMEDKSIDLAFVDGMIRNSENEHTVRVLRDKAKIFVAFGACATLGGIAALGDLHTKEELFAQAYKNSFSTDNPDGIMPTPECLLDGKYNLTIPTFLDRCYTLDQVVDVDYYIGGCPPRPAFVGALIEAISKGELPAKGAWLTSGKAVCDSCRRNPAITGHSRIPVGTISRTIDGQPDPDVCLLQQGFMCFGPVTQGDCGGACLNVNIPCRGCGGPIPGIKDFGARCLSTIASSMETDDVAEQFIEKYNDMAKLFYRYSHTAGKLNHTVAALKEK, from the coding sequence ATGGCTGATAAGTTAAAAACCGCATTCCTGCTGGCCGGCGGCTGCGCCGGCTGCGAGATGAGTGTTGTGGATCTGTCGGAAAATCTTCTGGGGGCACTTGATGTCCTGGACATTGTTTTCTGGGCCCCCACCGTGGCCGATGTGAAATATAAAGACCTTGAGGAGATGGAAGATAAATCCATTGATCTGGCCTTTGTGGATGGCATGATCCGCAACAGTGAAAACGAACACACCGTCCGGGTGCTCCGGGATAAAGCCAAGATTTTTGTGGCATTCGGTGCCTGTGCAACCCTTGGCGGCATTGCCGCATTGGGTGATCTGCACACCAAAGAGGAGCTGTTTGCACAAGCGTATAAAAATTCCTTTTCCACGGATAATCCGGACGGGATCATGCCTACCCCGGAATGCCTTCTGGACGGGAAATATAACTTAACCATCCCCACATTCCTGGACCGCTGCTACACCCTGGACCAGGTGGTGGATGTGGACTATTACATCGGCGGGTGCCCGCCCCGCCCTGCCTTTGTGGGCGCACTTATTGAGGCGATTTCAAAGGGAGAGCTGCCCGCAAAAGGCGCATGGCTCACCTCGGGCAAGGCCGTATGCGACTCATGCAGACGCAACCCTGCCATCACAGGACACAGCCGTATCCCCGTGGGCACAATCAGCCGTACCATTGACGGCCAACCCGATCCCGATGTCTGTCTGCTCCAGCAGGGCTTCATGTGTTTCGGCCCTGTGACCCAGGGCGACTGCGGCGGGGCCTGTCTGAACGTAAATATCCCCTGCAGGGGATGCGGCGGACCCATTCCGGGCATCAAGGATTTTGGCGCACGCTGCCTTTCCACCATCGCCTCAAGCATGGAAACGGACGATGTGGCAGAGCAGTTCATTGAAAAATATAACGACATGGCAAAACTGTTTTACCGGTATTCCCATACCGCAGGGAAACTGAACCATACGGTTGCGGCACTCAAGGAAAAGTAA
- a CDS encoding Ni/Fe hydrogenase subunit alpha, with the protein MRKIEINPITRLEGHGKIAIFLDDNGNVDDAFFQTVEFRGFEKFLQGMPMEEVPRTVSTVCGVCRGVHYMAATKAADGVFGVEPTSTGRKLRELFFNAHYVEDHAVILYALGFPDFVVGPEADAAQRNIVGLINKVGVDVGREVLRKRGLAVKIFELLGGKHSHAVAALPGGWSKRLTEEERQQVEAWSQELVELGELTLKVFDDIVLKNEAYMDLIMGDVYKVEVGYMGSVNDKDEITYYDGTQKIIDAKGNVLGTFTGKQYLDFISERVQPWTYLKFPYQKKLGEWKGIVEGPDTNCYAVGPMARFNIVKGMDTPKAQVHFEKYHAAFGGKLVHNILAYHWARAIEMLNAAEKCLALSRDPEITGADTWNKPTTCPGEGVGIIEAPRGTLIHHYCTDGKGIVTDANLIVATTHNNAPINLAVKKVAKHFIKNGEVGPNVLNYVEMAFRPYDLCLACATHAVTGAQLPVQIDVFDSQGGLYKTLCNF; encoded by the coding sequence ATGAGAAAAATAGAAATTAATCCGATCACCCGATTGGAAGGTCACGGGAAAATTGCCATTTTCCTTGATGATAACGGCAATGTGGATGACGCGTTTTTTCAGACCGTGGAGTTTCGCGGGTTTGAAAAATTTTTACAGGGCATGCCCATGGAAGAGGTGCCCCGCACGGTTTCAACGGTGTGCGGCGTGTGCCGGGGTGTGCATTACATGGCAGCCACCAAGGCTGCGGACGGTGTGTTCGGCGTAGAACCCACATCAACCGGCCGTAAACTGCGGGAGCTGTTTTTCAATGCCCATTATGTGGAAGACCATGCCGTTATTCTGTACGCTTTGGGGTTTCCCGATTTTGTGGTGGGACCGGAAGCAGACGCTGCCCAGCGCAATATTGTCGGGTTGATCAACAAGGTGGGCGTGGATGTGGGGCGTGAAGTGCTGCGCAAACGCGGGCTTGCCGTAAAGATATTTGAGCTGCTGGGCGGAAAACACAGCCATGCGGTTGCAGCCCTTCCCGGCGGCTGGTCCAAACGCCTCACCGAAGAGGAACGCCAACAGGTTGAAGCCTGGTCCCAGGAGCTTGTGGAACTGGGCGAGCTGACGCTAAAAGTGTTTGACGACATTGTACTGAAAAATGAAGCCTACATGGACCTGATCATGGGCGATGTCTATAAGGTGGAAGTGGGCTACATGGGTTCCGTCAATGACAAGGATGAAATCACCTACTACGACGGCACCCAGAAGATCATTGACGCCAAGGGCAATGTCCTTGGCACATTCACAGGCAAACAGTACCTGGATTTCATTTCAGAACGGGTTCAGCCCTGGACCTACCTGAAATTTCCCTACCAGAAAAAACTTGGGGAGTGGAAAGGTATTGTGGAAGGCCCGGACACCAACTGCTATGCCGTGGGACCGATGGCCCGGTTTAACATTGTCAAGGGCATGGATACGCCCAAAGCCCAGGTGCATTTTGAAAAGTACCATGCCGCCTTTGGCGGAAAACTTGTGCACAACATTCTGGCCTACCACTGGGCAAGGGCCATTGAGATGCTCAACGCCGCTGAAAAGTGCCTGGCACTTTCCCGTGATCCCGAGATCACAGGGGCTGATACCTGGAACAAACCCACCACCTGCCCGGGGGAAGGTGTGGGTATCATCGAGGCTCCCCGCGGCACCCTGATCCACCACTACTGCACGGACGGCAAAGGCATCGTCACCGATGCCAACCTGATTGTGGCCACCACCCACAACAATGCCCCCATCAACCTGGCTGTGAAAAAAGTGGCCAAGCACTTCATCAAAAATGGTGAAGTGGGCCCCAACGTCCTCAACTATGTTGAGATGGCATTCAGGCCCTATGATCTTTGTCTGGCCTGCGCCACCCATGCCGTCACCGGAGCCCAACTGCCGGTGCAGATTGATGTGTTTGACAGCCAGGGCGGGTTGTACAAGACGCTGTGCAACTTTTAA
- a CDS encoding hydrogenase maturation protease, with translation MKNKTVVIGIGNPFLQDDRAGVAVAEKLEEMGAACDTEVVLTVGFEVMDKAKGYDRAIIVDACMLGNEPGSILELSVDDIFSTHALANSHAITLGTTLKTANMCFPDEMPADMILMLIEVKDIKEFTRQMSEPVEKAVDQVVERIMALVDAPVSSELAVN, from the coding sequence ATGAAAAATAAAACCGTTGTCATTGGGATCGGCAATCCCTTTCTGCAGGATGATCGGGCAGGTGTTGCGGTCGCTGAAAAACTGGAAGAGATGGGTGCAGCCTGTGATACCGAAGTGGTATTGACTGTGGGATTTGAGGTGATGGACAAAGCCAAGGGCTATGACAGGGCCATCATTGTGGATGCCTGCATGCTGGGCAATGAACCCGGTTCCATTTTGGAACTTTCCGTGGATGACATTTTTTCCACCCACGCCCTGGCCAATTCCCATGCCATCACACTGGGCACAACCCTGAAAACCGCCAATATGTGCTTCCCCGACGAGATGCCGGCGGATATGATACTGATGCTCATTGAAGTAAAGGATATCAAGGAGTTCACCCGGCAGATGTCCGAACCTGTTGAAAAGGCTGTGGATCAGGTGGTGGAGCGTATTATGGCACTTGTTGATGCACCGGTTTCTTCAGAACTTGCTGTAAATTAA